In one window of Neisseria subflava DNA:
- a CDS encoding Cof-type HAD-IIB family hydrolase — MNNPEIIFFDIDDTLYRKYTDTLRPSVAQAMRALKAKGILTAIATGRPEAAIPAKVKALIQECGIDMLVTINGQYISFRGEPLQSYPLDIADIETAINLLEQHKIDYAFVNNQEIAVSSHSPRVVEGLSHILPNFLTDKEYFRKQPVYQMLVFVDKEEEKILQPLTQQHGFKFARWHEYAVDLLRKEGSKARGIAHAVEKLGIDMSKVMAFGDSFNDLEMLSTVGFGVAMGNGEEAAKAAAQFVCPSVDEDGVLRGLQELGVI, encoded by the coding sequence ATGAACAACCCTGAAATCATCTTCTTTGACATCGACGACACCCTCTACCGAAAATACACAGATACCCTGCGTCCTTCGGTTGCCCAAGCCATGCGCGCATTAAAAGCCAAAGGCATTTTGACTGCCATTGCCACCGGCCGTCCTGAAGCCGCCATTCCCGCCAAAGTCAAAGCCTTGATTCAAGAATGCGGTATCGACATGCTCGTTACAATCAACGGCCAATATATTTCCTTTCGCGGCGAACCCCTGCAAAGCTACCCTTTGGACATTGCCGACATCGAAACCGCCATCAACCTGCTTGAACAACATAAAATAGACTACGCATTCGTCAACAACCAAGAAATTGCCGTTTCCTCCCATTCTCCGCGCGTTGTCGAAGGCTTATCGCATATCCTGCCCAACTTCCTGACGGACAAAGAATATTTCCGCAAACAACCTGTTTATCAAATGTTGGTCTTTGTGGACAAGGAAGAAGAAAAAATCCTGCAACCGCTGACCCAGCAACACGGCTTCAAATTCGCCCGCTGGCATGAATATGCTGTAGACCTGCTGCGCAAAGAAGGTTCAAAAGCACGGGGCATCGCACATGCAGTGGAAAAACTGGGCATTGATATGAGTAAAGTAATGGCATTCGGCGACAGCTTCAACGACTTGGAAATGCTGTCAACCGTCGGCTTTGGTGTTGCTATGGGCAATGGCGAAGAAGCAGCCAAAGCGGCCGCACAATTCGTCTGTCCAAGTGTTGATGAAGACGGCGTATTGCGCGGCTTGCAAGAATTGGGCGTCATTTAA
- a CDS encoding DUF2788 domain-containing protein, whose translation MTEAEFASWAMKILLSGLIIFLGFIVWNLGKESKAGKFGIAMLFLVLGLGVFGFVFKELLISFLVLPK comes from the coding sequence ATGACTGAAGCAGAATTTGCCTCATGGGCAATGAAAATCCTACTGAGCGGCCTGATTATCTTTTTGGGCTTTATTGTTTGGAACTTGGGTAAAGAATCCAAAGCCGGCAAATTCGGTATCGCCATGCTCTTCTTGGTTTTGGGCTTGGGTGTGTTTGGATTCGTATTTAAAGAGTTGCTGATTAGCTTTTTGGTATTGCCGAAGTAA
- the metZ gene encoding O-succinylhomoserine sulfhydrylase has protein sequence MSKKLHPQTLAIRSGKEQTEYYEHNQALFLTSSFMWENAQHAADLFSKKIKGFTYTRTANPTIAAFEKRIAALEGAERAVATSTGMSAVQAAFFTFLQAGDHVISSRSLFGTTVGFINNIVTKFGIEVSHVSPVDVDEWKAAIKPNTKLFFLETPSNPLGEVADLEALAELAHSIGALLVVDNSLLSPAGSQPLKYGADISVSSATKAIDGHGRVMGGVLAGSEELMTQVAVYCNSCGLAMSPFNAWQLLSGVETLSLRMEKQFDNALKIAQWLQQQPQVQAVYYTGLPDHPQAELIRKQQTGGGIVIGFEVADQETAWKIVDGVELFSRTANLGDVRSTITHPWTTTHGRMQPEEKLAANIRPGLVRLSVGLEYVDDLIEDLKQVLNK, from the coding sequence ATGAGCAAAAAACTTCATCCGCAAACGCTTGCCATCCGTAGTGGCAAAGAGCAAACCGAATATTATGAACACAATCAGGCTCTGTTTTTGACCAGCAGCTTCATGTGGGAAAACGCCCAACACGCCGCCGATTTGTTTTCCAAAAAAATCAAAGGTTTTACCTATACCCGTACCGCCAACCCGACCATCGCCGCCTTTGAGAAACGCATTGCTGCATTGGAAGGCGCAGAGCGCGCGGTAGCCACTTCGACCGGTATGTCTGCGGTTCAGGCCGCGTTCTTTACCTTCTTGCAAGCCGGTGATCATGTTATTTCCAGCCGCAGTCTGTTTGGTACGACTGTCGGTTTTATCAATAATATCGTAACTAAGTTCGGCATCGAGGTCAGCCATGTATCGCCGGTTGATGTAGATGAATGGAAAGCGGCAATCAAGCCCAATACCAAACTGTTTTTCTTGGAAACCCCGTCCAACCCTTTGGGCGAAGTTGCCGACTTGGAAGCGTTGGCAGAACTGGCACACAGTATCGGCGCGCTTTTGGTGGTGGACAACAGCCTCTTGTCGCCAGCCGGTTCGCAGCCTTTGAAATACGGTGCGGATATTTCCGTGTCTTCCGCAACCAAAGCGATTGACGGTCACGGCCGCGTGATGGGTGGTGTGTTAGCCGGTTCGGAAGAATTGATGACGCAAGTGGCCGTATATTGCAACTCTTGCGGTTTGGCGATGTCTCCGTTTAACGCATGGCAGCTGTTGAGCGGCGTGGAAACCCTGTCGCTGCGTATGGAAAAACAGTTTGATAATGCGTTAAAAATCGCCCAATGGCTGCAACAACAGCCGCAAGTCCAAGCCGTGTACTACACCGGTTTGCCCGACCATCCGCAAGCTGAACTGATCCGTAAACAGCAAACCGGCGGCGGCATCGTCATCGGCTTTGAAGTTGCAGACCAAGAAACGGCATGGAAAATCGTGGATGGCGTAGAACTCTTTTCCCGTACTGCCAACCTCGGCGACGTGCGCTCAACCATCACCCACCCGTGGACAACGACCCACGGCCGTATGCAGCCTGAAGAAAAACTTGCTGCCAATATCCGCCCGGGCTTGGTGCGCCTGTCTGTCGGCTTGGAATACGTTGACGATTTGATTGAAGATTTGAAGCAAGTCTTGAACAAATAA
- a CDS encoding DUF3465 domain-containing protein → MPDAESGIFFEIVMNKNKIIVLLIALVVVFAYNKMQNKQPVQSQNQQKIEAVQKQNNAGKKNADTVQQQIGSDKESAEAVLKQAFENEQSDIQVEGEGTVWKTLPDDNKGTRHQRFILKLSSGQTLLVAHNIDLADKIKGLKKGDKVAFYGEYEWSEQGGVIHWTHHDPSGRHTDGWLKHDGRLYQ, encoded by the coding sequence ATGCCCGATGCAGAATCGGGCATTTTTTTTGAGATTGTTATGAATAAAAATAAAATCATTGTATTGCTGATTGCTTTGGTTGTCGTATTTGCCTATAACAAAATGCAAAACAAGCAGCCGGTACAATCGCAGAATCAGCAGAAAATAGAAGCCGTTCAAAAACAAAATAATGCGGGCAAAAAGAATGCTGATACAGTTCAGCAGCAAATCGGTTCGGACAAAGAATCAGCCGAAGCAGTTTTGAAACAGGCGTTTGAAAACGAACAAAGCGATATTCAGGTTGAGGGCGAGGGCACGGTATGGAAAACCCTGCCGGATGACAACAAAGGCACGCGCCATCAACGTTTTATCTTGAAACTTTCCAGCGGTCAAACGCTTTTGGTGGCACACAATATCGACCTTGCCGATAAGATTAAGGGTTTGAAAAAAGGCGATAAAGTAGCATTTTACGGCGAATACGAATGGTCGGAGCAGGGCGGTGTTATCCATTGGACGCACCATGACCCGTCAGGTCGGCATACTGACGGCTGGTTGAAACACGATGGCCGCCTTTATCAGTAA